A single window of Aphidius gifuensis isolate YNYX2018 linkage group LG1, ASM1490517v1, whole genome shotgun sequence DNA harbors:
- the LOC122856520 gene encoding uncharacterized protein LOC122856520: MQEEAFHDSSADLTQDDQICLDHFTQTHSRTQEGRYIVKLPFKSNEFFNYSKSKQHAELMLKRQEVRFAKDPQLHQLYSSFLTEYEKLGHMMPSRHDVDIRTICYLPHHGVKKESSSTTKLRLVFNGSQLIDKNESLNDLLYDGPCLLNNLSDVITRWRRYKIVFSADVEKMYRQIFIHEDDQEKQRILWRPTPTEQIKSYTLKTVTYGLKPAPFLALTTLRQLEKDEECMEKIEQLRALFKAGGFPLKKWLSNNDTILSVVPPEDREQSSTLNIQDVEVFKQLGVQWHRKDDTFTFSSPSVSNNTRLNATKREVLSKVAQLFDPLGWITPVIIIGKIFLQKLWNKRVDWDEQLDNELQLEWQTYCKHLQDVNCLKIPRWLHTAPDNLSVEIHGFSDASNVALGAAVYLRVKRHNNIIISTLVLAKSKNSFNSETTPVKWHHDNPADLASRGLQPKQLSTNLLWWHGPLWLCQEQDMWPTLQATHCDKTIDIEIKPVLTASVTTQQDTDNILEQLLVKHSSLNKMVGVCAWCLKFLHKTKMTSATPKELVITTEEYDTTLLYFIKHTQHQYFSHEISALKNHEQLPKSSSLIRLTPYLDKEGVLRVGSRLNNANLTQSATHQIILPIKSKLTTLILESIHKSTLHGSPQLMLATARQKYWIIGGRIPFQSVYWKCVICTRQRALVNQQLMGQLPPARCNPNPAFINTGVDFAGPFILKKWLGRCKQTYKAYIAVFVCFATSATHLEVVNGLSTEEFIAAYRRFTSLRGVCKNLYSDCGTNFVGAIKELRSLNTQAHNMCDFAHQLSLEGTNWHLNPPGAPHQGGKWEAGVKSMKHHLSRIMGATLYTYHQLDTLVKQISAQLNSRPLCPMTNDPNDLEALTPGHFLIGRAMTAIPERQLIDINDDEAVMISSTLYPAKQKLKMNGEKLVKQSM; this comes from the exons ATGCAAGAAGAAGCATTCCACGACTCATCAGCTGATCTAACTCAAGATGATCAGATATGTCTTGATCATTTCACTCAAACCCACTCAAGAACACAAGAAGGTAGATACATTGTGAAACTGCCTTTTAAATCAAACGAATTTTTCAACTACTCAAAATCAAAGCAACATGCAGAACTCATGCTCAAACGACAAGAAGTTCGTTTTGCAAAAGATCCACAACTCCATCAGCTCTACAGCTCGTTCTTAACTGAATACGAAAAACTTGGTCACATGATGCCTTCCAGGCATGATGTTGATATACGCACCATTTGTTATTTACCACATCATGGTGTAAAGAAAGAAAGCAGCTCTACAACTAAATTACGTCTTGTATTTAATGGATCTCAACTCATAGACAAAAATGAATCATTAAATGACCTATTGTATGATGGTCCTTGCCTACTCAATAATCTGAGTGATGTAATAACTCGGTGGAGACGGTATAAAATTGTCTTTTCAGCAGATGTTGAAAAGATGTACCGTCAAATATTCATTCACGAAGACGACCAAGAAAAACAAAGAATTCTGTGGCGTCCAACTCCAACTGAACAAATCAAAAGTTACACATTAAAGACTGTAACATATGGCTTGAAACCAGCTCCATTTTTAGCATTGACAACTCTTCGACAGCTCGAAAAGGATGAAG AGTGTatggaaaaaattgaacaGTTACGTGCACTGTTCAAGGCCGGAGGATTTCCATTAAAAAAGTGgttatcaaataatgatactaTTCTCAGTGTAGTACCACCTGAGGATAGAGAGCAATCGTCAACATTGAATATACAAGATGTTGAAGTATTCAAACAACTCGGTGTACAATGGCATCGTAAAGATGATACATTTACATTCAGCTCACCATCAGTCTCGAATAATACACGTCTCAATGCAACAAAGCGAGAAGTGTTGTCAAAAGTTGCACAACTGTTTGATCCATTAGGTTGGATCACACCAGTCattattattggaaaaatattcCTTCAAAAATTATGGAATAAACGTGTTGACTGGGATGAACAGCTTGACAATGAATTACAACTCGAATGGCAGACATACTGCAAACATTTACAAGACGTTAATTGTCTAAAAATACCAAGATGGTTACACACAGCTCCAGATAACTTATCAGTAGAAATTCATGGTTTCTCTGATGCCTCCAATGTCGCTCTTGGTGCAGCTGTTTATTTAAGAGTTAAACGACATAACAACATTATAATATCAACACTCGTGTTAGCCAAATCCAAG aaCTCATTCAACTCTGAAACAACTCCTGTTAAATGGCATCATGATAACCCAGCAGATCTGGCATCAAGAGGTTTGCAGCCAAAACAATTATCAACCAATTTATTATGGTGGCATGGTCCACTGTGGCTTTGTCAAGAACAAGACATGTGGCCCACACTACAAGCAACTCACTGTGATAAAACAATCGACATCGAAATTAAACCTGTGCTAACCGCATCAGTCACGACTCAGCAAGATACAGACAACATCCTTGAACAACTCCTTGTAAAACActcatcattaaataaaatggtgGGAGTATGTGCTTGGTGTCTTAAGTTTTTACATAAGACAAAAATGACTTCAGCAACTCCAAAAGAATTGGTAATTACAACAGAAGAATATGATACGacgttattgtattttatcaaACACACACAACATCAATATTTCTCACATGAAATATCagcattaaaaaatcatgaacAATTGCCGAAGTCAAGCTCATTAATACGATTGACACCATATTTAGATAAAGAAGGTGTATTAAGAGTTGGCAGCAGGTTAAATAATGCAAATTTAACACAGTCAGCTACTCATCAAATTATATTGCCAATTaagtcaaagttgacaacatTAATATTGGAATCAATTCATAAATCCACGTTACATGGATCACCACAACTCATGTTAGCAACAGCTCGACAAAAATATTGGATTATTGGTGGAAGAATTCCATTCCAATCAGTCTATTGGAAGTGTGTTATTTGTACACGTCAACGTGCATTGGTCAATCAACAACTCATGGGACAACTCCCTCCAGCTCGATGTAATCCGAATCCAGCATTCATTAATACTGGTGTGGACTTTGCTGGGCCATTCATACTAAAAAAATGGCTTGGCAGATGTAAACAAACATATAAAGCATATATTGCTGTGTTTGTGTGCTTTGCAACATCAGCCACTCACTTGGAAGTAGTTAATGGATTGTCTACTGAAGAGTTCATAGCAGCATATCGACGTTTTACATCACTTCGAGGTGTgtgtaaaaatttgtatagTGATTGTGGTACCAACTTTGTTGGTGCAATAAAAGAACTTCGATCACTTAACACTCAAGCTCACAACATGTGTGACTTTGCTCATCAACTCAGCCTTGAAGGCACGAATTGGCATCTAAATCCTCCTGGAGCACCACATCAAGGTGGGAAATGGGAAGCTGGTGTTAAATCAATGAAACATCATTTGTCAAGAATCATGGGAGCAACTTTATATACGTATCATCAACTTGATACACTAGTTAAACAAATATCAGCTCAACTCAATTCGAGACCTCTTTGTCCAATGACAAATGATCCAAATGATCTAGAAGCATTAACGCCTGGACATTTCTTGATAGGTAGAGCAATGACTGCTATACCTGAGCgtcaattaattgatattaatgatg acGAAGCTGTTATGATTTCTTCTACACTGTATCCAGCAAAACAAAAACTTAAAATGAATGGTGAAAAATTGGTAAAACAATCCATGTAA